A region from the Triticum aestivum cultivar Chinese Spring chromosome 3D, IWGSC CS RefSeq v2.1, whole genome shotgun sequence genome encodes:
- the LOC123080586 gene encoding putative disease resistance protein RGA3 isoform X2 — MAEVAGMIASAVGNQVASKLGELVKDEIALLWGFEDDVEGLREKMEDLQALLLDADERMRRGEIQGKAVSLWLAKFKDVAYDVEDVLDDLDATALVEKTQSKVKLFCCGSDQLLQQSTIAHSMKTVREKILKIEMDGQKLNLVPHAAMAEGSRDKETCAASISGMTTGMVGRDMEKDKIISLLLTSEANEDISIVPIIGLGGLGKSTLAESIWADERVNVFDVRIWVHVSEQFDLHKIGSAIMKHINGSFNLGYCTLQFLHDNLKKELSATRYLIVLDDLWEEDGNRLEELKRMLQYGCKGSRIVVTTRNQSVVEALSSGFLAKEHKMCVVPESDQISLCLLSPGDCWEVMKQRALGPGDDQSGLQEIGREIAAKCGGLPIVANALGQIMFERRTVEAWENIRDTKVDLGLREEHQSKALERLMLSYCYMKLEFKMCFTYLAVFPKGSVMDQHHLIQQWTALGYIKAHDDGERCINYLLGMSFIHISRSSSVDPGPMHAKTSQKFTMHDLVHDLASVITSKEFLILDADATEPRGWNRARYCRHARLINYQNQTTVFKDLPITARTIHFRYSGKLQLPKMAFSRSKYIRVLDLSGHSVGRQSTSSNLDLHGSSVEGQSTSSNVVLPSSIHKSKLLRYLDATSLPITSLPKSFHTLKHMQTLILSKCALETLPDTICSLNKLCYLDLSGNVSLTKLPASLGKLSKLSFINLLGCSVLQELPESIYELTCLRHLDMSECCTIKKLPDKFGTLLKLIFLNLSGCSKITNLPDNLRLQSLEHMNLSNCHELENLPKDFGNLQRLRFLSLSDCYKVSLLPESFCQLIHLKFLDLSDCHELMELPECFGHLFELDSLNLTSCCKLQVLPESFCKLSKLRCLNLSYCMRLDKLPPSFGDLKLQSLDISSTESLNALPDSIAEMTSLTRFEAMAGAPDVMARVEEIKKHLIISEEIKHVVQQRENKGCSSIVELADLTCYELDVQELQNVKHPEDAERAKLRDKSDLRQLTLHWGTNGGEGKSVLEKLTPPRTLDYFYLFGYMSKDFPKWMCDISSYLPSLTYLSLCGLGTCDTLPPFGQLPNLRSICMAKMPNIRKIGKEFFGQGRPCLKLRSIMLELMENLTELWTTRSGEENEEFLIPNLHSLCVSNCPKLKFLPYPPRSMIWYLENTDEIIAEGGFGKLSSSALPFDMVINNCSFSPDNWDRLHHFPTLEVFQVESCKGLRALPEVIRCFTSLKSLFLKSLKELESLPKWLGCFISLQRLFIKDCPKIISLPESMKNLTALKVLQLQGCKGWDILPEWIGLLTSLQKFQIINCPNLTTLPESMKGLTSLTYLYIKKCQELAVLPQSLGQLITLQDISIINCPNLTTLPESMKGLTSLTELWIEECQGLAMLPECLGQMISLQKICIIDCPNLTFLPESMKGLTSLTELWIEECQGLAMLPECLGQMISLQKFCIIDCPNLTFLPESMKKLTALRVLSLKECQRLHMLPEWLQELTSLEEFNIMDCPNLISLPQSIQNLPVLKELYIWGCPILVERCQGEDAGLISHIPEVTLHVPEE; from the exons atggcggaggtggcagGGATGATTGCGAGTGCGGTGGGGAATCAAGTCGCTAGCAAGCTGGGCGAGCTCGTGAAAGACGAGATCGCTCTGCTGTGGGGATTTGAGGACGATGTTGAGGGCCTGAGGGAGAAGATGGAAGATCTCCAGGCCTTGCTGCTTGACGCTGATGAGAGGATGCGCCGAGGAGAAATACAAGGAAAAGCTGTCAGTCTATGGCTGGCCAAGTTCAAGGACGTGGCCTATGACGTCGAGGACGTGCTGGATGACTTGGACGCTACCGCGCTCGTCGAGAAAACCCAGTCAAAG GTCAAGTTATTCTGTTGTGGGAGCGATCAGCTGCTCCAACAGTCGACCATAGCCCACAGTATGAAGACCGTGAGGGAGAAAATACTCAAAATAGAAATGGACGGCCAGAAACTTAATCTTGTGCCTCATGCGGCAATGGCAGAAGGGAGCCGGGACAAGGAAACATGTGCAGCCAGCATTAGTGGCATGACAACTGGAATGGTGGGGAGGGACATGGAGAAGGACAAGATAATCAGCCTGCTATTGACAAGTGAAGCTAATGAAGATATCTCCATCGTTCCAATTATTGGGCTTGGTGGTCTAGGGAAGTCAACATTGGCTGAATCAATTTGGGCAGATGAGAGGGTCAATGTCTTTGATGTCCGAATCTGGGTTCATGTGTCTGAGCagtttgatttgcacaaaattgggAGTGCCATCATGAAACATATAAATGGTAGTTTCAACCTTGGTTACTGTACTTTGCAATTTTTACATGACAATCTGAAGAAAGAACTATCTGCTACAAGATACTTGATTGTTCTAGATGATCTCTGGGAagaagatggaaatagactggaagaATTGAAGCGGATGTTGCAATATGGCTGCAAGGGTAGCAGGATTGTAGTAACTACGCGAAACCAAAGCGTAGTGGAAGCACTAAGCTCTGGTTTTCTGGCAAAAGAGCATAAAATGTGCGTTGTGCCTGAGTCCGACCAAATCAGTTTGTGTCTTTTATCACCTGGTGACTGCTGGGAAGTAATGAAGCAAAGGGCACTTGGACCTGGTGATGACCAAAGTGGTTTGCAAGAAATTGGAAGGGAAATTGCAGCAAAGTGTGGAGGGTTACCAATTGTGGCAAATGCTCTTGGTCAAATAATGTTTGAGCGAAGGACTGTCGAGGCATGGGAAAATATAAGAGACACCAAAGTTGACTTGGGTTTGAGAGAAGAACATCAAAGCAAGGCATTAGAACGTCTAATGCTTAGCTACTGCTACATGAAGCTTGAGTTTAAAATGTGTTTCACATATTTGGCGGTCTTCCCCAAGGGTTCCGTGATGGACCAGCACCATCTAATCCAGCAATGGACCGCTCTCGGATACATTAAGGCACATGATGATGGTGAAAGGTGTATCAACTATCTTCTCGGGATGTCATTTATTCATATTTCACGGTCATCCTCG GTTGATCCAGGTCCAATGCATGCAAAAACTTCTCAGAAGTTCACCATGCATGATTTGGTGCATGATCTTGCATCAGTAATTACTTCCAAAGAGTTCCTCATTTTGGACGCTGATGCTACCGAACCAAGGGGCTGGAATAGAGCTCGTTATTGCCGGCATGCACGATTGATCAACTACCAAAATCAAACCACAGTTTTCAAAGACCTGCCAATCACAGCTAGAACCATCCATTTTAGGTATTCAGGAAAATTGCAACTTCCCAAAATGGCATTTTCTCGATCCAAGTACATACGTGTGCTGGATTTAAGTGGGCATTCAGTTGGAAGGCAATCTACTTCAAGCAACTTAGACCTTCATGGAAGTTCAGTTGAGGGGCAATCCACTTCCAGCAACGTGGTACTGCCATCGTCCATTCATAAATCGAAGCTGCTTAGGTACCTTGATGCCACATCCTTGCCAATTACATCGCTTCCAAAGTCTTTCCACACACTAAAACACATGCAAACTTTAATTCTATCCAAATGTGCACTTGAAACATTGCCTGACACTATCTGTAGCCTCAACAAGCTTTGCTATCTGGATCTATCTGGTAATGTCAGCCTTACTAAGCTCCCGGCGTCACTTGGGAAGCTCTCCAAACTCTCTTTCATCAACTTATTGGGGTGTTCCGTGCTCCAAGAGTTACCCGAGTCCATCTACGAGCTAACTTGTTTACGTCACCTAGACATGTCTGAGTGTTGTACCATTAAAAAGTTACCTGATAAATTTGGCACCCTTTTGAAACTCATATTCCTAAACTTGTCTGGTTGTTCCAAGATAACCAATCTACCTGACAATCTTAGACTCCAGTCTTTGGAGCATATgaacctatcaaattgccatgagCTAGAAAACCTGCCAAAAGATTTTGGCAACCTTCAAAGGCTTAGGTTCTTGAGCCTTTCTGATTGCTACAAGGTTTCATTGCTGCCAGAATCATTTTGCCAACTTATTCATCTAAAGTTCTTAGATCTTTCTGACTGCCATGAGCTCATGGAACTCCCTGAATGTTTTGGTCACCTTTTTGAGCTTGACTCTTTGAACCTAACAAGTTGTTGCAAGCTGCAAGTACTGCCCGAGTCATTCTGCAAATTGTCTAAGCTGAGGTGTCTCAATTTGTCTTATTGTATGAGGCTTGATAAGCTCCCACCTTCGTTCGGTGACCTTAAGCTTCAATCATTGGACATATCTTCTACAGAATCTCTCAATGCCTTGCCAGATAGCATTGCTGAAATGACAAGTCTCACTCGATTTGAGGCCATGGCAGGAGCTCCTGATGTGATGGCACGCGTTGAGGAAATTAAAAAGCATCTTATTATTTCAGAAGAAATAAAGCATGTTGTACAACAGAGAGAAAATAAAGGATGCAGCAGTATAGTGGAACTTGCAGATTTAACTTGTTATGAGTTGGATGTTCAAGAGCTTCAGAATGTCAAGCATCCAGAAGACGCGGAGAGAGCAAAGTTGCGTGATAAATCAGATCTGAGGCAACTAACTCTTCACTGGGGAACCAACGGAGGCGAGGGTAAATCTGTGTTGGAGAAGCTCACACCTCCCCGGACTCTTGATTATTTTTATCTATTCGGGTATATGAGCAAGGATTTCCCTAAATGGATGTGTGACATATCTTCCTACCTCCCTTCTCTGACCTACCTCAGCCTTTGTGGTTTAGGAACATGTGATACTCTTCCTCCATTTGGGCAGCTACCAAATTTAAGAAGCATATGTATGGCGAAAATGCCCAACATCAGGAAAATAGGCAAGGAATTCTTTGGGCAGGGCAGACCCTGTTTAAAATTAAGATCGATAATGTTGGAGTTGATGGAGAATTTAACTGAATTGTGGACAACAAGGTCGGGTGAAGAAAATGAAGAGTTCTTAATTCCTAATTTGCACTCTTTGTGTGTGTCGAACTGCCCAAAATTGAAGTTTCTGCCATATCCGCCAAGAAGTATGATTTGGTACTTGGAAAACACTGATGAGATTATTGCAGAAGGAGGATTTGGGAAGCTTTCATCTTCTGCACTTCCTTTTGATATGGTAATAAATAACTGCAGTTTTTCTCCAGACAATTGGGATAGGCTTCATCACTTCCCCACCCTTGAAGTATTTCAAGTTGAATCCTGCAAGGGCTTGAGGGCATTGCCAGAGGTCATTAGATGCTTCACCTCTCTAAAAAGCCTATTTTTGAAGTCACTGAAGGAATTGGAGTCACTACCGAAATGGTTGGGGTGCTTCATTTCCCTGCAACGTCTTTTCATCAAGGATTGTCCCAAGATAATATCTCTTCCTGAAAGCATGAAGAACCTTACTGCTCTGAAAGTGCTACAGCTGCAGGGATGCAAAGGTTGGGATATATTGCCAGAATGGATAGGGCTGCTCACTTCACTACAAAAATTTCAAATCATCAATTGTCCCAACCTGACAACTTTGCCTGAAAGCATGAAGGGCCTTACTTCTTTAACATATCTGTATATAAAGAAGTGCCAAGAATTAGCTGTGTTGCCACAAAGCCTAGGGCAGCTCATTACCCTGCAAGACATTTCCATCATCAATTGTCCCAACCTGACAACTCTGCCTGAAAGCATGAAGGGCCTTACTTCTTTAACAGAGCTTTGGATAGAGGAGTGCCAAGGCCTAGCTATGTTGCCAGAATGCCTAGGACAgatgatttccctgcaaaaaattTGCATCATCGATTGCCCCAACCTGACTTTTTTGCCTGAAAGCATGAAGGGCCTTACTTCTTTAACAGAGCTTTGGATAGAGGAGTGCCAAGGCCTAGCTATGTTGCCAGAATGCCTAGGACAGATGATTTCCCTGCAAAAATTTTGCATCATCGATTGCCCCAACCTGACTTTTTTGCCTGAAAGCATGAAGAAGCTTACTGCTCTCAGAGTCCTATCTTTGAAGGAGTGCCAACGCCTACATATGCTGCCAGAATGGCTACAAGAACTCACTTCCCTGGAAGAATTTAACATCATGGATTGTCCCAACCTGATATCTTTGCCTCAAAGCATACAAAACCTTCCAGTCTTGAAGGAACTCTACATTTGGGGCTGTCCGATTCTGGTCGAGAGGTGCCAAGGGGAGGATGCAGGCCTTATTTCTCACATCCCGGAAGTGACGTTACATGTACCAGAAGAATGA
- the LOC123080586 gene encoding putative disease resistance protein RGA3 isoform X1, which produces MAEVAGMIASAVGNQVASKLGELVKDEIALLWGFEDDVEGLREKMEDLQALLLDADERMRRGEIQGKAVSLWLAKFKDVAYDVEDVLDDLDATALVEKTQSKVKLFCCGSDQLLQQSTIAHSMKTVREKILKIEMDGQKLNLVPHAAMAEGSRDKETCAASISGMTTGMVGRDMEKDKIISLLLTSEANEDISIVPIIGLGGLGKSTLAESIWADERVNVFDVRIWVHVSEQFDLHKIGSAIMKHINGSFNLGYCTLQFLHDNLKKELSATRYLIVLDDLWEEDGNRLEELKRMLQYGCKGSRIVVTTRNQSVVEALSSGFLAKEHKMCVVPESDQISLCLLSPGDCWEVMKQRALGPGDDQSGLQEIGREIAAKCGGLPIVANALGQIMFERRTVEAWENIRDTKVDLGLREEHQSKALERLMLSYCYMKLEFKMCFTYLAVFPKGSVMDQHHLIQQWTALGYIKAHDDGERCINYLLGMSFIHISRSSSYLLFQVDPGPMHAKTSQKFTMHDLVHDLASVITSKEFLILDADATEPRGWNRARYCRHARLINYQNQTTVFKDLPITARTIHFRYSGKLQLPKMAFSRSKYIRVLDLSGHSVGRQSTSSNLDLHGSSVEGQSTSSNVVLPSSIHKSKLLRYLDATSLPITSLPKSFHTLKHMQTLILSKCALETLPDTICSLNKLCYLDLSGNVSLTKLPASLGKLSKLSFINLLGCSVLQELPESIYELTCLRHLDMSECCTIKKLPDKFGTLLKLIFLNLSGCSKITNLPDNLRLQSLEHMNLSNCHELENLPKDFGNLQRLRFLSLSDCYKVSLLPESFCQLIHLKFLDLSDCHELMELPECFGHLFELDSLNLTSCCKLQVLPESFCKLSKLRCLNLSYCMRLDKLPPSFGDLKLQSLDISSTESLNALPDSIAEMTSLTRFEAMAGAPDVMARVEEIKKHLIISEEIKHVVQQRENKGCSSIVELADLTCYELDVQELQNVKHPEDAERAKLRDKSDLRQLTLHWGTNGGEGKSVLEKLTPPRTLDYFYLFGYMSKDFPKWMCDISSYLPSLTYLSLCGLGTCDTLPPFGQLPNLRSICMAKMPNIRKIGKEFFGQGRPCLKLRSIMLELMENLTELWTTRSGEENEEFLIPNLHSLCVSNCPKLKFLPYPPRSMIWYLENTDEIIAEGGFGKLSSSALPFDMVINNCSFSPDNWDRLHHFPTLEVFQVESCKGLRALPEVIRCFTSLKSLFLKSLKELESLPKWLGCFISLQRLFIKDCPKIISLPESMKNLTALKVLQLQGCKGWDILPEWIGLLTSLQKFQIINCPNLTTLPESMKGLTSLTYLYIKKCQELAVLPQSLGQLITLQDISIINCPNLTTLPESMKGLTSLTELWIEECQGLAMLPECLGQMISLQKICIIDCPNLTFLPESMKGLTSLTELWIEECQGLAMLPECLGQMISLQKFCIIDCPNLTFLPESMKKLTALRVLSLKECQRLHMLPEWLQELTSLEEFNIMDCPNLISLPQSIQNLPVLKELYIWGCPILVERCQGEDAGLISHIPEVTLHVPEE; this is translated from the exons atggcggaggtggcagGGATGATTGCGAGTGCGGTGGGGAATCAAGTCGCTAGCAAGCTGGGCGAGCTCGTGAAAGACGAGATCGCTCTGCTGTGGGGATTTGAGGACGATGTTGAGGGCCTGAGGGAGAAGATGGAAGATCTCCAGGCCTTGCTGCTTGACGCTGATGAGAGGATGCGCCGAGGAGAAATACAAGGAAAAGCTGTCAGTCTATGGCTGGCCAAGTTCAAGGACGTGGCCTATGACGTCGAGGACGTGCTGGATGACTTGGACGCTACCGCGCTCGTCGAGAAAACCCAGTCAAAG GTCAAGTTATTCTGTTGTGGGAGCGATCAGCTGCTCCAACAGTCGACCATAGCCCACAGTATGAAGACCGTGAGGGAGAAAATACTCAAAATAGAAATGGACGGCCAGAAACTTAATCTTGTGCCTCATGCGGCAATGGCAGAAGGGAGCCGGGACAAGGAAACATGTGCAGCCAGCATTAGTGGCATGACAACTGGAATGGTGGGGAGGGACATGGAGAAGGACAAGATAATCAGCCTGCTATTGACAAGTGAAGCTAATGAAGATATCTCCATCGTTCCAATTATTGGGCTTGGTGGTCTAGGGAAGTCAACATTGGCTGAATCAATTTGGGCAGATGAGAGGGTCAATGTCTTTGATGTCCGAATCTGGGTTCATGTGTCTGAGCagtttgatttgcacaaaattgggAGTGCCATCATGAAACATATAAATGGTAGTTTCAACCTTGGTTACTGTACTTTGCAATTTTTACATGACAATCTGAAGAAAGAACTATCTGCTACAAGATACTTGATTGTTCTAGATGATCTCTGGGAagaagatggaaatagactggaagaATTGAAGCGGATGTTGCAATATGGCTGCAAGGGTAGCAGGATTGTAGTAACTACGCGAAACCAAAGCGTAGTGGAAGCACTAAGCTCTGGTTTTCTGGCAAAAGAGCATAAAATGTGCGTTGTGCCTGAGTCCGACCAAATCAGTTTGTGTCTTTTATCACCTGGTGACTGCTGGGAAGTAATGAAGCAAAGGGCACTTGGACCTGGTGATGACCAAAGTGGTTTGCAAGAAATTGGAAGGGAAATTGCAGCAAAGTGTGGAGGGTTACCAATTGTGGCAAATGCTCTTGGTCAAATAATGTTTGAGCGAAGGACTGTCGAGGCATGGGAAAATATAAGAGACACCAAAGTTGACTTGGGTTTGAGAGAAGAACATCAAAGCAAGGCATTAGAACGTCTAATGCTTAGCTACTGCTACATGAAGCTTGAGTTTAAAATGTGTTTCACATATTTGGCGGTCTTCCCCAAGGGTTCCGTGATGGACCAGCACCATCTAATCCAGCAATGGACCGCTCTCGGATACATTAAGGCACATGATGATGGTGAAAGGTGTATCAACTATCTTCTCGGGATGTCATTTATTCATATTTCACGGTCATCCTCG TATTTACTTTTCCAGGTTGATCCAGGTCCAATGCATGCAAAAACTTCTCAGAAGTTCACCATGCATGATTTGGTGCATGATCTTGCATCAGTAATTACTTCCAAAGAGTTCCTCATTTTGGACGCTGATGCTACCGAACCAAGGGGCTGGAATAGAGCTCGTTATTGCCGGCATGCACGATTGATCAACTACCAAAATCAAACCACAGTTTTCAAAGACCTGCCAATCACAGCTAGAACCATCCATTTTAGGTATTCAGGAAAATTGCAACTTCCCAAAATGGCATTTTCTCGATCCAAGTACATACGTGTGCTGGATTTAAGTGGGCATTCAGTTGGAAGGCAATCTACTTCAAGCAACTTAGACCTTCATGGAAGTTCAGTTGAGGGGCAATCCACTTCCAGCAACGTGGTACTGCCATCGTCCATTCATAAATCGAAGCTGCTTAGGTACCTTGATGCCACATCCTTGCCAATTACATCGCTTCCAAAGTCTTTCCACACACTAAAACACATGCAAACTTTAATTCTATCCAAATGTGCACTTGAAACATTGCCTGACACTATCTGTAGCCTCAACAAGCTTTGCTATCTGGATCTATCTGGTAATGTCAGCCTTACTAAGCTCCCGGCGTCACTTGGGAAGCTCTCCAAACTCTCTTTCATCAACTTATTGGGGTGTTCCGTGCTCCAAGAGTTACCCGAGTCCATCTACGAGCTAACTTGTTTACGTCACCTAGACATGTCTGAGTGTTGTACCATTAAAAAGTTACCTGATAAATTTGGCACCCTTTTGAAACTCATATTCCTAAACTTGTCTGGTTGTTCCAAGATAACCAATCTACCTGACAATCTTAGACTCCAGTCTTTGGAGCATATgaacctatcaaattgccatgagCTAGAAAACCTGCCAAAAGATTTTGGCAACCTTCAAAGGCTTAGGTTCTTGAGCCTTTCTGATTGCTACAAGGTTTCATTGCTGCCAGAATCATTTTGCCAACTTATTCATCTAAAGTTCTTAGATCTTTCTGACTGCCATGAGCTCATGGAACTCCCTGAATGTTTTGGTCACCTTTTTGAGCTTGACTCTTTGAACCTAACAAGTTGTTGCAAGCTGCAAGTACTGCCCGAGTCATTCTGCAAATTGTCTAAGCTGAGGTGTCTCAATTTGTCTTATTGTATGAGGCTTGATAAGCTCCCACCTTCGTTCGGTGACCTTAAGCTTCAATCATTGGACATATCTTCTACAGAATCTCTCAATGCCTTGCCAGATAGCATTGCTGAAATGACAAGTCTCACTCGATTTGAGGCCATGGCAGGAGCTCCTGATGTGATGGCACGCGTTGAGGAAATTAAAAAGCATCTTATTATTTCAGAAGAAATAAAGCATGTTGTACAACAGAGAGAAAATAAAGGATGCAGCAGTATAGTGGAACTTGCAGATTTAACTTGTTATGAGTTGGATGTTCAAGAGCTTCAGAATGTCAAGCATCCAGAAGACGCGGAGAGAGCAAAGTTGCGTGATAAATCAGATCTGAGGCAACTAACTCTTCACTGGGGAACCAACGGAGGCGAGGGTAAATCTGTGTTGGAGAAGCTCACACCTCCCCGGACTCTTGATTATTTTTATCTATTCGGGTATATGAGCAAGGATTTCCCTAAATGGATGTGTGACATATCTTCCTACCTCCCTTCTCTGACCTACCTCAGCCTTTGTGGTTTAGGAACATGTGATACTCTTCCTCCATTTGGGCAGCTACCAAATTTAAGAAGCATATGTATGGCGAAAATGCCCAACATCAGGAAAATAGGCAAGGAATTCTTTGGGCAGGGCAGACCCTGTTTAAAATTAAGATCGATAATGTTGGAGTTGATGGAGAATTTAACTGAATTGTGGACAACAAGGTCGGGTGAAGAAAATGAAGAGTTCTTAATTCCTAATTTGCACTCTTTGTGTGTGTCGAACTGCCCAAAATTGAAGTTTCTGCCATATCCGCCAAGAAGTATGATTTGGTACTTGGAAAACACTGATGAGATTATTGCAGAAGGAGGATTTGGGAAGCTTTCATCTTCTGCACTTCCTTTTGATATGGTAATAAATAACTGCAGTTTTTCTCCAGACAATTGGGATAGGCTTCATCACTTCCCCACCCTTGAAGTATTTCAAGTTGAATCCTGCAAGGGCTTGAGGGCATTGCCAGAGGTCATTAGATGCTTCACCTCTCTAAAAAGCCTATTTTTGAAGTCACTGAAGGAATTGGAGTCACTACCGAAATGGTTGGGGTGCTTCATTTCCCTGCAACGTCTTTTCATCAAGGATTGTCCCAAGATAATATCTCTTCCTGAAAGCATGAAGAACCTTACTGCTCTGAAAGTGCTACAGCTGCAGGGATGCAAAGGTTGGGATATATTGCCAGAATGGATAGGGCTGCTCACTTCACTACAAAAATTTCAAATCATCAATTGTCCCAACCTGACAACTTTGCCTGAAAGCATGAAGGGCCTTACTTCTTTAACATATCTGTATATAAAGAAGTGCCAAGAATTAGCTGTGTTGCCACAAAGCCTAGGGCAGCTCATTACCCTGCAAGACATTTCCATCATCAATTGTCCCAACCTGACAACTCTGCCTGAAAGCATGAAGGGCCTTACTTCTTTAACAGAGCTTTGGATAGAGGAGTGCCAAGGCCTAGCTATGTTGCCAGAATGCCTAGGACAgatgatttccctgcaaaaaattTGCATCATCGATTGCCCCAACCTGACTTTTTTGCCTGAAAGCATGAAGGGCCTTACTTCTTTAACAGAGCTTTGGATAGAGGAGTGCCAAGGCCTAGCTATGTTGCCAGAATGCCTAGGACAGATGATTTCCCTGCAAAAATTTTGCATCATCGATTGCCCCAACCTGACTTTTTTGCCTGAAAGCATGAAGAAGCTTACTGCTCTCAGAGTCCTATCTTTGAAGGAGTGCCAACGCCTACATATGCTGCCAGAATGGCTACAAGAACTCACTTCCCTGGAAGAATTTAACATCATGGATTGTCCCAACCTGATATCTTTGCCTCAAAGCATACAAAACCTTCCAGTCTTGAAGGAACTCTACATTTGGGGCTGTCCGATTCTGGTCGAGAGGTGCCAAGGGGAGGATGCAGGCCTTATTTCTCACATCCCGGAAGTGACGTTACATGTACCAGAAGAATGA